Proteins encoded together in one Bacteroides ovatus window:
- a CDS encoding FAD:protein FMN transferase — translation MFHGFIPHIMGTRFDILLIHSDIDRLNTLWADITYELERLDKILNRFDPHSEVSKINSHTSQSKIQISKEMESILQLCSYYYESTSHLFDITLKDFSRIQLHEHSCISFTSPDISLDFGGFAKGYALKKIRRFIEQENISDAFANFGNSSILGIGHHPYGDCWKVSFLNPYNQSLLKEFDLQDTALSTSGNTLQYTGHIMNPLTGIFNEQRKASSILSPDPLEAEVLSTVWMIANEQEQKKISEKFNNIQATLYNL, via the coding sequence ATGTTTCATGGCTTCATTCCTCATATCATGGGGACCCGATTCGATATCCTGCTCATTCATTCCGATATCGACCGATTGAATACACTTTGGGCAGATATCACCTATGAGCTGGAGCGATTGGATAAAATATTAAATCGTTTTGATCCTCATAGTGAAGTTTCCAAGATTAATAGTCATACTTCTCAAAGCAAGATTCAAATCAGCAAAGAGATGGAATCAATCTTACAGCTTTGCTCATACTATTACGAGAGCACTTCGCACTTATTCGACATTACATTAAAAGACTTCTCCAGAATACAACTTCATGAACATTCATGTATCTCCTTTACATCTCCTGATATTTCACTTGATTTTGGAGGTTTTGCCAAAGGATATGCTTTGAAGAAAATAAGAAGATTCATTGAACAGGAGAATATTAGTGATGCATTTGCTAATTTTGGAAACAGTTCGATCCTGGGTATAGGACATCATCCTTATGGAGATTGTTGGAAAGTCAGTTTTCTGAACCCGTACAATCAGTCTCTTCTAAAAGAATTCGATCTGCAGGATACAGCATTATCCACTTCCGGCAATACGTTACAATATACCGGACACATTATGAATCCGCTTACAGGCATATTTAATGAACAACGAAAAGCAAGTTCTATCCTGTCCCCCGACCCGTTGGAAGCCGAAGTTCTTAGTACGGTCTGGATGATTGCCAATGAACAGGAACAAAAAAAGATTTCAGAAAAGTTCAATAATATACAAGCAACCCTATACAATTTATGA
- a CDS encoding DUF3316 domain-containing protein: MKKKLIYLGLTGCILFALCTRLQAQIDSLQAHRYVTRATMYGVGFTNVFDTYLSPQEYKGIDFRVSRELIRMTKLFDGNVSVQNFFQANISYTHNRADNNNTFSGLVNWNYGLHYQFRLTDNFKLLAGGLIDVNGGFVYNLRNTNNPASARAYVNLDASGMAIWHLKIKRYPMVLRYQVNLPVMGVMFSPHYGQSYYEIFSLGNSSGVIKFTSLHNQPSLRQMLSVDLPIGYTKMRFSYLADLQQSNVNNIKTHTYSHVFMVGFVKDLYRIRNKKGTALPSSVRAY, from the coding sequence ATGAAGAAAAAACTAATATACCTGGGGCTGACAGGTTGCATCCTGTTCGCCCTTTGCACAAGATTACAAGCGCAGATCGACAGTCTGCAAGCCCATCGGTATGTAACACGTGCCACCATGTATGGTGTCGGATTTACTAACGTTTTCGACACCTATCTTTCACCGCAGGAATACAAAGGAATCGACTTCCGTGTTTCCCGTGAATTGATTCGGATGACCAAGTTGTTTGATGGAAATGTATCTGTGCAGAACTTCTTTCAGGCAAACATCAGCTATACGCACAACCGGGCCGATAACAATAACACTTTCTCCGGATTAGTCAACTGGAACTATGGATTACATTACCAGTTCCGCCTGACAGATAATTTCAAATTATTAGCCGGAGGATTGATAGATGTCAACGGAGGCTTTGTCTATAATCTCCGGAACACCAACAATCCGGCATCCGCACGGGCATACGTCAATCTGGATGCCTCCGGAATGGCTATTTGGCACCTGAAAATCAAACGGTATCCGATGGTGCTTCGTTATCAGGTCAATCTGCCGGTTATGGGAGTGATGTTCTCTCCCCACTACGGACAATCTTATTACGAAATATTCTCTTTGGGAAATTCGAGTGGAGTAATAAAATTTACCTCCCTGCACAATCAACCTTCGTTGCGACAGATGCTCTCCGTCGACCTGCCGATAGGATATACCAAAATGCGCTTCAGCTACCTGGCTGATTTGCAGCAATCCAACGTTAACAATATCAAGACACATACCTACTCACACGTATTCATGGTAGGATTTGTGAAAGACCTATACCGTATCCGAAATAAGAAAGGAACCGCTCTTCCCTCATCGGTTAGAGCTTACTAA
- a CDS encoding putative oxidoreductase C-terminal domain-containing protein: MKSIYKGTAIIAILFIVVSCSFSKKQAANRMETNDLPQLEIVVLDPGHFHASLLQKETLTDVSDTIRIYAPEGTGVNQYQESIDSYNQRAESPTTWKKQVYTGDDYLQKMLADHKGNVVVLAGNNQKKTRYIMESIKAGYHVLADKPLAINPQDFKLLTEAYQLAKEKNLLLYDLMTERYDILNIIEKELLHQTELFGDLQKGSPDNPSVIMESVHHFFKTVSGKPLTRPAWYYDVEQQGEGIADVTTHLIDLINWQCFPDETIHYQSDVTVNTAKHWPTPITLTEFSQSTQIDSFPTYLNRYIKNDVLEVMANGSLNYTVKGICIGMKVTWNYTPPTNGGDTFTSIKKGSKATLKIVQDEKNGFVKELYIQKEPDIDNRTFEAQLQKTVEQLQITYPFLSVKNKKNGTYLIDIPQEKRLGHEEHFSKVAKAFLHYVDNKDMPEWENENTLAKYYITTTAVEMAKIGNK, encoded by the coding sequence ATGAAATCTATATATAAAGGGACTGCCATTATAGCAATTTTATTTATAGTCGTTTCTTGTTCTTTCTCGAAAAAGCAAGCTGCGAATAGGATGGAGACAAATGATCTACCCCAATTGGAAATAGTAGTACTCGATCCCGGACATTTCCATGCCAGCCTGCTTCAAAAAGAGACATTGACAGATGTCAGTGACACCATCCGGATATATGCCCCCGAAGGAACAGGCGTCAATCAATATCAGGAAAGCATTGATTCCTATAACCAGCGGGCGGAATCTCCTACGACATGGAAAAAACAAGTATATACCGGAGATGATTATCTCCAGAAAATGCTTGCCGATCATAAAGGTAATGTAGTAGTATTGGCTGGAAACAATCAAAAAAAGACGCGCTATATCATGGAGTCTATCAAAGCCGGATATCATGTCCTTGCCGATAAGCCACTGGCTATCAATCCACAGGATTTCAAGTTATTGACAGAAGCCTATCAACTCGCCAAAGAAAAGAATCTTCTTTTATACGATCTGATGACGGAACGATATGATATTCTCAATATCATAGAAAAAGAGCTTTTGCATCAGACGGAATTATTCGGAGATTTACAAAAAGGTTCACCGGACAATCCATCTGTCATAATGGAAAGCGTACATCATTTTTTCAAGACTGTTTCTGGCAAACCATTAACTCGCCCGGCATGGTATTATGATGTAGAGCAACAAGGAGAAGGCATTGCAGATGTTACAACACATCTGATCGACCTCATCAACTGGCAATGTTTTCCTGATGAAACGATTCATTATCAATCAGATGTCACTGTGAATACCGCCAAACACTGGCCAACTCCAATTACATTAACAGAGTTCAGTCAATCGACACAAATCGATTCTTTTCCCACTTATCTTAATCGATACATAAAAAACGATGTATTGGAAGTGATGGCAAACGGAAGCCTCAACTATACCGTTAAAGGGATTTGTATAGGAATGAAAGTCACATGGAATTATACTCCACCCACTAACGGAGGAGATACATTTACTTCCATAAAGAAAGGAAGTAAAGCCACTTTAAAAATCGTTCAGGATGAAAAAAATGGATTTGTAAAAGAGCTATATATACAGAAAGAACCGGACATTGACAATCGGACATTTGAAGCTCAATTACAAAAAACAGTGGAACAGCTTCAAATAACTTATCCGTTCTTATCTGTCAAAAACAAAAAGAATGGAACTTATCTGATTGACATACCACAGGAAAAACGGTTAGGACACGAAGAACATTTCAGCAAAGTGGCAAAGGCTTTCCTACATTATGTAGACAATAAGGATATGCCGGAATGGGAAAATGAAAATACACTAGCTAAATATTACATTACTACTACTGCTGTAGAAATGGCAAAGATAGGAAATAAATAA
- a CDS encoding S41 family peptidase yields MRNKIRQILWLLCCLPVLTGCIGEDDYANDPRGNFEQLWKIIDEQYCFLDTKGIDWDAVHDEYSKLIIPSMSNDDLFDILSQMLYILKDGHVNLSSASRISYYDAWYQGYPWNYREDILYNYYLGSANSGYRTSAGLKYKIFDNNIGYIRYESFSAGVGDGNLDEVLYYLQICNGLIIDVRDNGGGNLTNSSRIAARFTDKLALTGYIQHKTGPGHNDFSEMEPIYLEPSNSIRWQKKVVILTNRRCYSATNDFVNVMRSLNNDNEDKRIIQLGDQTGGGSGLPFSSELPNGWSVRFSASPHFDKYGKSLEDGIKPDVYVNMDKILEEGIEQGDIESQKKDPLIEKAFEILSE; encoded by the coding sequence ATGAGAAATAAGATTAGACAAATACTTTGGCTGCTCTGCTGCCTTCCGGTGCTGACTGGTTGCATTGGGGAAGATGACTACGCCAATGATCCCAGAGGTAATTTCGAACAACTATGGAAGATCATTGACGAACAGTATTGTTTCCTGGATACGAAAGGCATTGACTGGGATGCTGTTCATGACGAATATAGCAAACTGATTATTCCGTCGATGTCCAATGATGACCTGTTCGACATCCTAAGCCAAATGCTTTATATCTTGAAAGACGGGCATGTCAATCTATCTTCTGCCAGTCGTATTTCTTATTACGATGCATGGTATCAGGGCTACCCTTGGAATTATAGAGAAGATATTCTTTATAACTATTATCTGGGTAGTGCCAATTCAGGCTATCGCACATCTGCTGGTCTTAAATATAAAATATTTGACAATAACATAGGATACATACGTTATGAAAGTTTCAGTGCCGGAGTTGGAGATGGCAATTTGGATGAGGTCCTTTACTATTTACAAATCTGCAATGGACTAATTATCGATGTCCGTGATAACGGAGGAGGTAATCTAACCAATTCTTCACGCATAGCTGCCCGGTTCACTGATAAACTGGCATTAACAGGATATATCCAACATAAGACAGGTCCGGGACACAATGATTTCTCAGAGATGGAACCCATTTATTTAGAACCCTCCAACAGTATTCGTTGGCAAAAAAAGGTCGTGATACTAACCAATCGTCGATGTTATAGTGCCACAAATGATTTTGTTAACGTAATGCGCAGCTTAAACAATGATAACGAAGATAAAAGAATCATCCAGCTGGGCGATCAGACCGGTGGTGGATCAGGGCTGCCATTTTCATCAGAATTACCCAATGGCTGGAGCGTCCGCTTCTCTGCCAGCCCCCACTTTGATAAGTATGGAAAGTCATTGGAAGATGGAATAAAACCTGATGTATACGTAAACATGGATAAGATTCTGGAAGAAGGGATAGAGCAGGGTGACATAGAATCACAAAAGAAAGATCCACTGATTGAAAAGGCATTCGAAATCTTAAGTGAATAA
- a CDS encoding carbohydrate kinase family protein: MKKHQLCCIGHITLDKVVTPQNTVYMPGGTAFYCSHAIRHFNDIDYALVTAVGATEMNVVEQLREMGIHVTALPSKYSVYFENIYGANPDDRTQRVLAKADPFIAGQLKDIDAQIYHLGSLLADDFSLEVIKELSQRGLIAVDSQGYLREVRDTHVYPVDWTDKREALQYIHFLKVNEHEMEVLTGLSDPHEAARQLYEWGVKEVLVTLGSMGSLIFDGKDFYRIPAYKPKEVVDATGCGDTYTIGYLYQRVSGAGIEEAGRFAAAMSTLKIEKSGPFNGSKEDVIQCMTTAEQMF, from the coding sequence ATGAAGAAACATCAACTTTGCTGCATCGGTCACATCACATTAGACAAAGTAGTCACCCCCCAAAACACTGTCTATATGCCGGGAGGAACGGCTTTTTATTGTTCACATGCCATCCGCCATTTTAACGACATCGATTACGCTTTAGTAACAGCTGTCGGTGCCACTGAAATGAACGTCGTAGAACAACTACGTGAAATGGGTATTCATGTAACCGCCCTGCCAAGCAAATATTCCGTATACTTCGAGAATATCTATGGCGCCAATCCGGACGACCGTACTCAACGTGTATTAGCGAAAGCCGATCCGTTCATTGCCGGTCAGCTGAAAGATATAGATGCACAAATCTACCATCTCGGCTCTCTGCTGGCAGACGACTTCTCATTGGAAGTAATCAAAGAACTATCTCAAAGAGGGTTGATTGCAGTAGACTCACAAGGCTATTTACGTGAAGTGCGTGACACCCACGTCTATCCGGTGGATTGGACAGATAAGCGGGAGGCTCTGCAATATATCCATTTCCTGAAAGTCAACGAGCACGAGATGGAAGTGCTGACAGGTCTTTCCGATCCGCATGAAGCTGCCCGTCAATTATATGAATGGGGCGTGAAAGAAGTGCTTGTCACCTTGGGAAGCATGGGATCACTTATTTTCGACGGAAAAGACTTCTATCGTATTCCGGCATATAAACCCAAAGAAGTGGTAGATGCAACAGGGTGTGGAGACACTTACACCATCGGGTATCTATACCAACGGGTATCGGGTGCCGGCATCGAAGAAGCCGGACGTTTTGCAGCAGCCATGTCAACTTTAAAAATAGAGAAATCAGGTCCTTTCAATGGCAGCAAAGAAGATGTCATTCAATGTATGACCACTGCGGAACAGATGTTTTAA
- a CDS encoding Gfo/Idh/MocA family protein, with amino-acid sequence MKEHKEKGVDLGLRQFIKSLGYVAGGTALLATTPWLTSCTPEKLQEIKHEKARIALIGTGSRGQYHIHNLKEIPHAQIVAVCDNYAPNLQQALELCPDAKSYTDYRKLLESKDIDGVIISTPLNWHAPIVLDALAAGKHVFCEKAMARTLDECKAIYDTYNQSDKVLYFCMQRMYDEKYIKGMQMIHSGLIGDVVGLRCHWFRNADWRRPIPSPELERKINWRLYKESSGGLMTELACHQLEVCNWAAQKMPESIMGMGDIVYWKDGREVYDSVNVTYRYSDGVKIAYESLISNKFNGMEDQILGSKGTMEMAKGIYYLEEDHSTSGIRQLIDQVKDKVFAAIPTAGPSWRPETKMEYTPHFIIDGDIHVNSGLSMIGADKDGSDIILSSFCQSCITGEKAQNVVEEAYCSTVLCLLGNQAMDEQRHILFPDEYKIPYMKF; translated from the coding sequence ATGAAAGAACATAAAGAAAAAGGAGTAGACTTAGGACTCAGACAATTCATCAAAAGCCTGGGATATGTTGCCGGAGGAACCGCATTATTGGCGACCACTCCTTGGCTGACTTCCTGTACTCCGGAGAAACTACAAGAGATCAAGCATGAGAAAGCACGAATCGCTTTGATTGGTACCGGGTCCAGAGGACAATACCACATCCATAACCTCAAAGAAATACCTCATGCACAAATTGTTGCCGTATGTGATAATTATGCCCCCAATCTTCAACAAGCATTGGAACTTTGTCCGGATGCTAAGTCATATACGGATTACCGCAAACTACTGGAATCGAAAGACATCGATGGAGTCATCATATCCACACCATTAAACTGGCATGCACCTATTGTATTGGATGCATTAGCTGCCGGCAAACATGTCTTTTGCGAGAAAGCAATGGCACGTACCCTTGACGAGTGCAAGGCTATCTATGACACTTACAACCAGTCAGACAAAGTCCTCTACTTTTGTATGCAGCGAATGTATGACGAGAAGTACATCAAGGGAATGCAGATGATCCATTCCGGTCTCATCGGAGATGTGGTAGGTCTTCGCTGTCACTGGTTCCGTAATGCAGACTGGCGTCGTCCGATTCCTTCACCAGAGCTGGAACGCAAGATTAATTGGAGATTATACAAAGAGAGCTCCGGAGGATTAATGACGGAATTAGCATGCCATCAGTTGGAAGTTTGTAACTGGGCAGCCCAAAAAATGCCGGAATCCATTATGGGAATGGGTGACATTGTATACTGGAAAGACGGACGGGAAGTTTATGATAGCGTCAATGTCACTTACAGATACTCGGATGGAGTTAAGATCGCATACGAATCATTGATTTCCAATAAATTCAACGGAATGGAAGACCAGATTCTGGGAAGTAAAGGAACCATGGAAATGGCAAAAGGTATTTATTACCTGGAAGAAGACCATTCTACTTCGGGCATCCGACAGCTGATTGACCAGGTAAAAGACAAGGTTTTTGCCGCCATCCCGACAGCAGGTCCCAGTTGGCGACCGGAAACAAAAATGGAGTACACACCACACTTTATCATTGATGGAGATATTCACGTAAACAGTGGATTGAGTATGATCGGAGCAGACAAAGACGGTTCGGACATTATCCTGTCTTCTTTCTGCCAGTCGTGTATCACCGGAGAGAAAGCACAGAATGTAGTGGAAGAAGCATATTGTTCAACGGTTCTTTGTTTACTTGGAAATCAGGCAATGGATGAACAACGCCATATCCTCTTCCCCGACGAATATAAAATACCCTATATGAAATTCTAA
- a CDS encoding Gfo/Idh/MocA family oxidoreductase, with protein MTTRRDFIKKTVAGTAALSLGSILPGFGSSRYQDILGANEKIRIGVIGVNSRGKALAQGFAKLPDCEVTYICDVDSRALEKCQAAIHKITGRTPKGEKDIRKMLESNDFEAVVIATPDHWHAKAAIMAMQAGKHVYLEKPTSHNPAENEMLIRAALKYNRIVQVGNQRRSFPNVIKAMEEIKSGSIGKVRYAKSWYVNNRPSIGTGKVVPVPDYLDWDLWQGPAPRVADFKDNFIHYNWHWFWNWGTGEALNNGTHFVDILRWGLGVDYPTKVDSIGGRYRFQDDWQTPDTQLITFQFGDEASFSWEGRSCNTMPVDGYGVGTAFYGETGTLFIGGGNEYKITDIKGKTIKEVKSDLKFETGNLLNPSEKLDAFHFRNWFDAIRKGTKLNSGIVDACISTQLVQLGNIAQRVGHSLQIDPGSGRILNDLEANKLWGREYEKGWEIRV; from the coding sequence ATGACAACAAGAAGAGATTTTATCAAAAAAACAGTAGCAGGTACAGCTGCACTCTCATTAGGAAGCATACTTCCAGGATTCGGTTCAAGCCGTTATCAAGATATTCTGGGAGCTAACGAAAAAATACGTATCGGAGTCATTGGAGTGAACTCGAGAGGTAAGGCCCTGGCGCAAGGATTTGCCAAACTTCCAGATTGTGAAGTTACTTACATTTGTGATGTAGACTCAAGAGCATTAGAAAAATGTCAGGCTGCTATCCACAAAATTACCGGACGTACTCCCAAAGGAGAAAAAGACATTCGTAAGATGTTAGAGTCGAACGATTTTGAAGCAGTGGTGATTGCTACCCCTGACCATTGGCATGCCAAAGCAGCCATTATGGCTATGCAGGCCGGAAAGCATGTTTATCTGGAAAAACCTACCAGTCATAATCCGGCAGAAAATGAAATGCTGATTCGAGCCGCTTTGAAATATAACCGGATTGTTCAAGTGGGTAACCAACGCCGCTCATTTCCCAATGTAATTAAAGCTATGGAGGAAATAAAATCCGGTTCTATCGGAAAAGTGAGATATGCCAAATCTTGGTATGTCAATAATCGCCCTTCCATTGGAACAGGGAAAGTTGTTCCTGTACCTGATTATCTGGATTGGGATTTATGGCAAGGTCCTGCCCCACGTGTTGCAGATTTCAAAGATAATTTCATCCATTATAACTGGCATTGGTTCTGGAATTGGGGAACAGGTGAAGCGCTCAACAATGGAACCCACTTTGTTGATATACTCCGCTGGGGACTGGGCGTAGATTATCCTACAAAGGTTGATTCTATCGGAGGTCGGTATCGTTTTCAGGACGACTGGCAAACTCCTGACACACAACTTATCACCTTCCAATTTGGTGACGAAGCATCTTTTTCATGGGAAGGACGTAGTTGTAATACGATGCCGGTAGACGGATATGGAGTAGGAACCGCATTTTATGGAGAAACCGGAACTCTCTTCATTGGCGGTGGCAATGAATATAAAATTACAGATATAAAAGGTAAAACGATTAAAGAGGTAAAAAGTGATTTAAAATTTGAGACCGGCAATCTGTTGAATCCATCCGAAAAGCTGGATGCCTTCCACTTCCGAAACTGGTTTGATGCCATTCGCAAAGGAACAAAGTTAAATTCCGGAATTGTAGATGCCTGTATCAGTACCCAGTTGGTACAATTAGGTAATATTGCCCAACGTGTCGGACATTCATTACAGATTGATCCGGGAAGCGGACGAATTCTTAACGATTTGGAAGCCAATAAACTTTGGGGAAGAGAGTACGAAAAAGGTTGGGAAATACGGGTTTAA
- a CDS encoding DNA gyrase/topoisomerase IV subunit A yields MSDEINEITEEHSDYKPADARDESVKHQLTGMYQNWFLDYASYVILERAVPHINDGLKPVQRRILHSMKRLDDGRYNKVANIVGHTMQFHPHGDASIGDALVQLGQKDLLIDCQGNWGNILTGDGAAAPRYIEARLSKFALDVVFNPKTTEWKLSYDGRNKEPVTLPVKFPLLLAQGVEGIAVGLSSKILPHNFNELCDASISYLRGEEFQLYPDFQTGGSIDVAKYNDGERGGAVKVRAKINKIDNKTLAITEIPYGKTTSTVIDSILKAVDKGKIKIRKVDDNTAANVEILVHLAPGTSSDKTIDALYAFTDCEVSISPNCCVIDDSKPHFLTVSKVLRKSADNTLDLLKQELEIKKNEILEALHFASLEKIFIEERIYKDKEFEQSKDMDAACAHIDERLTPYYPKFIREVTKEDILKLMEIKMGRILKFNSDKADELIAKMKEEVAEIDNHLAHIVDYTVNWYQMLKNKYGKNFPRRTELRNFDTIEAAKVVEANEKLYINREEGFIGTALKKDEFVACCSDIDDVIIFFRDGKYIVTPVADKKFVGKNVLYVNVFKKNDKRTIYNVAYRDGKEGTTYVKRFAVTSVVRDREYDVTQGTPESRITYFSANPNGEAEIIKVTLKPNPRVRRIIFEHDFSEVSIKGRQARGVILTRLPVHKISLKQKGGSTLGGRKVWFDRDILRLNYDGRGEYLGEFQSDDSILIVLNNGDFYTTNFDLSNHYEDNVSIVEKFDPNKIWTAALYDADQQNYPYLKRFCFEASNRKQNYLGENKNNRLILLTDEYYPRLEVIFGGHDNFRDPLNIDADEFIAVKGFKAKGKRITTYAVETINELEPTRFPEPSQEQQEVPEEEPENLDPDSGKSEGDIIDEITGQMKLF; encoded by the coding sequence ATGAGTGACGAAATCAACGAGATAACGGAAGAACATTCAGACTACAAACCGGCGGACGCGCGGGACGAAAGCGTAAAACATCAGTTAACAGGCATGTACCAGAATTGGTTTCTGGACTATGCTTCATATGTTATTCTGGAACGTGCCGTACCCCACATCAATGACGGTTTAAAGCCTGTGCAACGTCGTATCCTGCATTCTATGAAACGTCTGGATGACGGGCGGTATAACAAAGTGGCAAATATTGTGGGACACACCATGCAGTTCCACCCGCATGGGGATGCTTCTATCGGGGATGCCTTGGTACAGTTGGGACAGAAAGACCTGTTGATTGACTGTCAGGGTAACTGGGGTAATATCCTCACCGGAGACGGTGCGGCTGCTCCCCGTTATATCGAGGCGCGTTTATCCAAGTTTGCGCTGGATGTTGTCTTCAATCCCAAAACTACCGAATGGAAATTGTCATACGACGGACGAAATAAGGAACCAGTCACTCTTCCTGTGAAATTCCCGTTATTACTGGCGCAGGGAGTGGAAGGTATCGCCGTTGGACTTTCTTCCAAGATATTGCCGCATAACTTCAACGAACTTTGTGATGCTTCCATCAGTTACCTGCGTGGAGAGGAATTCCAACTATATCCCGATTTCCAGACAGGCGGCTCGATTGACGTAGCCAAATACAACGACGGAGAACGTGGCGGAGCAGTGAAAGTACGTGCCAAGATCAACAAGATTGATAACAAAACACTTGCAATCACAGAGATCCCTTATGGGAAAACCACTTCAACAGTGATCGACTCTATCCTAAAAGCTGTTGATAAAGGAAAAATCAAAATTCGCAAGGTAGATGACAACACAGCTGCCAACGTAGAAATATTAGTGCATCTGGCACCAGGTACATCATCGGACAAAACAATCGATGCATTGTACGCATTCACCGATTGCGAAGTAAGTATCTCACCCAACTGCTGCGTGATTGATGACAGCAAACCTCATTTCCTCACTGTCAGCAAAGTCTTGAGAAAGTCGGCAGACAACACGCTGGATTTGCTAAAGCAGGAGCTGGAAATCAAGAAAAACGAAATACTGGAAGCGTTGCACTTTGCTTCGCTCGAAAAGATATTTATCGAAGAACGCATCTATAAGGACAAAGAGTTCGAACAATCCAAAGATATGGACGCTGCTTGTGCTCATATTGACGAACGCCTGACGCCTTATTATCCGAAATTTATCCGCGAAGTAACCAAAGAGGATATTCTCAAACTGATGGAAATCAAAATGGGGCGTATTCTGAAATTCAACTCGGACAAAGCGGATGAACTGATTGCCAAGATGAAAGAAGAAGTGGCCGAGATTGATAATCATCTGGCTCACATCGTAGATTATACCGTCAACTGGTATCAGATGTTGAAAAACAAATACGGCAAGAACTTCCCGCGCCGTACGGAACTGCGTAACTTCGACACCATCGAAGCTGCCAAAGTAGTAGAAGCAAACGAAAAACTTTATATCAACCGCGAAGAAGGATTTATCGGAACAGCCTTGAAAAAAGACGAGTTCGTAGCATGTTGTTCGGATATCGATGATGTCATTATCTTCTTCCGCGACGGTAAGTATATCGTTACTCCTGTTGCCGACAAGAAATTCGTCGGCAAAAACGTTCTTTATGTCAATGTATTCAAGAAGAACGATAAACGTACGATCTACAATGTAGCCTACCGCGACGGAAAAGAAGGAACGACATACGTAAAACGTTTCGCCGTGACCTCTGTAGTTCGCGACCGCGAATATGATGTCACACAGGGAACTCCCGAATCACGGATTACCTATTTCAGCGCCAATCCGAATGGAGAAGCCGAAATCATCAAGGTGACACTGAAACCGAATCCGCGTGTACGTCGTATCATTTTCGAGCATGACTTCAGTGAGGTCAGCATCAAGGGACGTCAGGCACGAGGCGTGATTCTTACCCGCTTGCCGGTACATAAGATATCCCTGAAACAAAAAGGAGGTTCTACGCTCGGTGGACGTAAAGTATGGTTTGACCGTGACATACTCCGCCTCAACTATGACGGACGAGGTGAATATCTGGGTGAATTCCAAAGCGACGACAGCATATTGATTGTTCTGAACAACGGTGATTTCTATACTACCAACTTCGACTTGAGCAACCACTATGAAGATAATGTAAGCATCGTGGAGAAGTTTGATCCTAACAAGATATGGACTGCCGCGCTTTACGATGCCGACCAACAGAATTATCCGTATCTGAAACGTTTCTGTTTTGAGGCCTCCAACCGTAAACAGAACTACTTGGGAGAAAATAAGAACAACCGTCTGATTCTGCTGACCGACGAGTACTATCCTCGTCTGGAAGTCATATTTGGCGGACACGACAATTTCCGTGATCCGTTGAATATCGATGCGGATGAATTCATTGCTGTCAAAGGTTTCAAAGCCAAGGGAAAACGTATTACTACCTATGCAGTGGAGACAATCAATGAGCTTGAACCAACTCGCTTCCCCGAACCCTCACAAGAACAACAGGAAGTTCCTGAAGAGGAGCCGGAAAATCTGGATCCGGACAGCGGCAAGAGCGAAGGCGATATTATTGATGAAATCACCGGGCAGATGAAATTATTCTGA